The DNA window TCAAAGAgaatcaaagaaaagagagatatttTTAGGTCAGAAGATAGAAATGATCTTCAAAAACTTTAACTGTGATTTGAATAGTAAACATAGTCAAAGTAGACTTTAGGTACCACGATATTCTTAGGAGTAAGTAGAAGGGGCACAAAGATCAGCTTATATTCCCATAGTGTCTGTGAAAGTTTACGGAATCTTCCCAAGAacctttttaagaaataacagatgCCCTTCTTTCTAGGAAGTTTTACATGCATGTGATTGTAAGTGTAATTCTAACTGGGGAccaacaaacatttttataagtTTTCATAAATTCTCTACCCAAAACCCAAATGATCACCCAACTTTGCGCTTCCCATTTGTTTCAGAGGTCCCCAAGACCTCCCACATACCCAGTGACTCACTAGAAAGACTCACAGAgctcaatatatatttacaattacaGCGGTACTAATAAGGACTGTTACAGTGAAAGGCTGTACAACAGGATCGGCAAAGAAGAAAGATACAGATAGAATTGGAAAAAATCCATTTGCAGGCTTCCGATGCTCTCTGCCTCCCATGAGTGGACAGACCAAGTGTGCTGCTTTCTCCACTAGCAAAAAGTACAGTGATACATATGCAATATTTCAACCCAGAGAAGCTTATTAGAGACTCAGCCTCAAGATTCTTACTCAGGCTGGTTCTGTGGATACCCTCTGCCTAACGATCACCAAAATTTCAGTCTTCCAAAATAAATCATGTATTCCCCAAAATTATGGTGTTTGCACAGTTTAGGCATAGTGAATCATCCTTATCCATTAGGGAGTAGAGAGAACATTCCAAAAGCCAAGTTCCCGGATGCCAGCCGAGGGCCAAAAACTTGCAAGCAGACCCTTATAAAGATAGCATCCTCAGGCTTGCTGTTATTAACTCTTTTCTGCACACCATTCTTTAAATCTTCTTCCAGAATACATGTTGTAGGAAACAGAATATTCACACTTCTCACTCTTTATATACTTAGCTAAAGAATATGTGGTTAGCCTTGATTTTTAGGTATTTTCACTAGACTATCCACCAACAAATTAtcatttttagataaatattactattattaataatattgctCCCATTAATCCTATAGTAATTATTATTCATAGCGGCAATATTATGAGCTCCTATGATTAATATACTGTgaattatttctatataatattcatatagacAATCCATCCAGTGGTCATTGACATTCTTTGAAAGGTTTTAACCTGCTGAGATCATGAAACTCTAAGGAGAGTTTGTGTTTggttcctcattttatttttcttctgatctGTTAACAGGACAGACTTTCCGCAGCTTGAAGGAGCCAACCATGGATTTCAAGCATGTGAAAGACTACTTCTCCTGGCTCTACTATCAATACCAAATCATTAGCTGCTGTGctgtcctggagccctgggagcaATCCATGTTCAATACCATCTTACTAACCATTGTTGCTATGGTGGTGTACACCGCCTATGTTTTCATCCCAATCCACATTCGTCTGGCTTgggaatttttttccaaaatgtgtgGCTATCACAGTACAATTTCTAATTGATCTTGTTTGCGTTCTGTGACTTGGCATCGCCTATGTACATTTTGCTTACAACTTACCGATTTATGTGAATACTGTCTTCTTTCACTATCTGCTCTGAAAAGCTCTCTTCTCTATGCACTCTTATATCTTGCCTGAAATGTGGGATAGATGTCTTTTAGGTTCTTTCATACACTCTACATTGTGCATCAACCATATAACACAAACATCTTACTTCACATGCCAATCATATTCTCTCAACTGAAATCTAcaactttagatttttttttaatcaggaaatttcatagaaaatttttctgaaaagtaGGCTCATAAGAAACCTACCAGAATCATCTAAAATGCTCCCTTGATACTTATTCTGCACTAAagggtatattttttaaaaaaatttgttcataAGCTCCTGTCAAAAGTATCCTATCCTTGTTTACAACATATaaaaagacatgaataaattATATGGGCCCCGTAAAGTCTTATTTTCTAATAAGTTTCTGATACCTAAAATTCTTTTACTAAAAGTGCAAAAGAATAGGCTGGAGGCAATTATCTCTTTTCAGACATGGTTCATGAATGATTTCAAATGCCTCTAAAAGTCTGGCTTTATAAGAGTTTAAAATCAACAATGTTGATTTTAGATAACCCAGTAAGtattataatacaaaaaatattaagtgtAAGGAACAAAATATAATCAAAGTAAATTCAGATATTGTGACTTGTGAGGCTGAACCTTGCCTTGCATGatgctgggaagggaggggggaagagaaaagaaactgctttctttctgtgatttcactcagtggaggtggtggggggagtacGTATTGGGCTACAGGAAGAAAAGCTAATAAATAGGCTGGAAGTAATATTCTACCAGCAGGAACTCGACAGCTCCAGTTAAATGCTTTGATATAGTGGCTCCTTTGCACAGCAAAAACAAGAtttattaaatttccttcaaagtgtttatcttaaaaacaaatacaagtttTTAATTGTACTGCTGAATCAAATGTGAATGCCAAAGACCAGACCTTACAGTTTGTCtttcctttcaataaatattaaagttcGTAATTCTGAGggtaaaaatgtaaatagtttTTGGACAATATTTACACCCATGTTTGTGTTATGGAAAAAACATTTCCAAGGAAGGCTAGAGAGAAAGATTTTTGGCATGCCTGATTAATGTGCatgtttgttaaaaacaaaatgaagcaaaaccaaaaacacatgtTTTAAAGATAAACCAGATCTGAACCTGGACTTGTtgatttttgcaaaataaaattaggtttaattttgtaaataaaatattcaccTCCAGATTTGCTTTTTCCTCATATTGCACTATCTAGGTGCTTCCATCCACATTTGTCCccaaatttatcttttcttactAGTCCATTGGGACAACTGATCTTAAAACAGCAGGATAAAACAAACTTTTATCAAGGGTCTTCTCCATAATGAACCCATTTTCCATGTTGAAGTAAATATTAAGGTCTCCCAGTTACAGGTATGTGGAACTTAGAAAGAGGCATTTCTTGTTCAAGGTCTTTTAGCTCCTAGAGGCAAAGCAAGGAAGCAAATCCAGGGCGGGGCCACTCAGGTCCCAGAAATATGTGCCACATGCAAGCTCGTGGGAGGACAACGTGAGCAAATCAAAGATGATGGGATGGGGTCACAGCCAGTTAGAAAGCAGAACCACATCGATTAAAAGAGGCAAGGGCTCGAGGAGACAGCTGAGGTCAGAGGC is part of the Mustela nigripes isolate SB6536 chromosome 2, MUSNIG.SB6536, whole genome shotgun sequence genome and encodes:
- the SPTSSB gene encoding serine palmitoyltransferase small subunit B; its protein translation is MDFKHVKDYFSWLYYQYQIISCCAVLEPWEQSMFNTILLTIVAMVVYTAYVFIPIHIRLAWEFFSKMCGYHSTISN